From the Paucidesulfovibrio gracilis DSM 16080 genome, one window contains:
- a CDS encoding FtsB family cell division protein, whose protein sequence is MFGRRVIVGLLVLLNAYLLLGLIWGERGVVSYWDLKSRYQLLRSEVQNLETHSRDLSRDILRLESDADYQERMIRERMNYVRDSEILYVFPESETKPGDGLDAAKN, encoded by the coding sequence ATGTTTGGACGTCGGGTCATTGTGGGATTGCTTGTGCTGCTGAACGCCTATCTTCTCCTCGGTTTGATATGGGGAGAACGGGGCGTTGTATCGTATTGGGATCTGAAGAGCCGCTACCAGCTTCTCCGTTCCGAAGTGCAGAACCTGGAGACCCATAGCCGGGATTTGAGTCGTGATATCCTGCGGCTTGAATCCGATGCGGATTACCAGGAACGTATGATTCGGGAGCGAATGAACTATGTTCGCGATTCCGAAATTCTTTATGTGTTCCCGGAGAGTGAAACCAAGCCTGGAGACGGTCTGGATGCAGCAAAAAATTGA
- a CDS encoding tetratricopeptide repeat protein, with the protein MQQKIEWFQEVLSLEPGSRVFFPLAKLFVQVGDRENAVVTLTTGLERHPEYLEARILLVQVLSDLERTEEALEHASRIVDALSAYPAFWKIWAQGQSDEKRDFGVFLMLVASWLQGRPVHWTDIMLEGVNSLSERLVGPLPQSKPQAEPKASTPGESSSDSMFPSFEEEGLQRSVPAAGGLRTRTMADLLAAQGDYQGALDIFQDLLGRAEGDERELLMRRVQAMEAELTHQQTAPPAEDAVEEDVFSQHAKNRLIGALETLAARFEARVRHDDAGQ; encoded by the coding sequence ATGCAGCAAAAAATTGAGTGGTTCCAAGAGGTTCTCAGTCTTGAACCCGGTTCGCGGGTGTTTTTCCCACTGGCGAAGCTTTTTGTGCAGGTCGGAGACCGGGAAAACGCTGTCGTTACATTGACAACAGGGTTGGAGCGGCATCCGGAATACCTGGAAGCCCGGATTTTGTTGGTTCAGGTGCTCTCCGATCTGGAGCGAACCGAGGAGGCTTTGGAACACGCCTCCCGTATAGTGGACGCGCTGAGCGCCTATCCCGCGTTTTGGAAGATATGGGCCCAGGGGCAGTCCGACGAAAAACGGGACTTCGGTGTGTTTCTCATGTTGGTTGCTTCCTGGCTACAGGGACGTCCGGTTCATTGGACCGACATCATGCTGGAAGGCGTTAACTCGCTTTCCGAGCGTCTTGTCGGGCCGTTGCCTCAATCCAAGCCGCAGGCGGAGCCGAAGGCGTCCACTCCAGGCGAATCCTCTTCGGATTCCATGTTTCCGTCTTTTGAAGAAGAAGGACTGCAACGGAGCGTTCCAGCGGCTGGCGGCCTTCGGACCAGAACAATGGCGGATTTGCTGGCTGCTCAGGGTGACTACCAGGGCGCTTTGGACATTTTTCAAGATTTGTTGGGTCGCGCCGAGGGGGACGAGCGTGAATTGTTGATGCGTCGCGTGCAGGCGATGGAGGCGGAGTTGACGCACCAGCAAACCGCTCCGCCGGCGGAAGACGCTGTTGAAGAGGACGTTTTCAGTCAGCATGCCAAGAATCGTTTGATCGGTGCCTTGGAAACGCTTGCAGCCAGGTTTGAGGCCAGGGTGCGGCATGATGACGCGGGACAGTGA